Proteins from a genomic interval of Kitasatospora herbaricolor:
- a CDS encoding 3-oxoacyl-ACP reductase: MADVLQRFTSSSPGRALLRRLGVQGPVELPRHEPGRPEIAGPVLLGGTDAGRLGPALAGILRGAGVPVLRGDGADGPEHVPAPAALVFDATGLSGSAALAELYEFGHPLVRGLPVGGRVVIAGDVPEAAGSAGAATAAQALEGFTRSLGKELGRGGTCQLLRADPGAEQALDSPLRFLLSRRSAYVSGQVVRVGPPVGAFPSARAGAPQAGRTVAVTGAARGIGAVVAELLARDGAHLLCLDLPARREELERTAARIGGTALAVDVTAADAPEVIAAHLRERHGGVDVFVHNAGVTRDRTLARMTRTEWDTVLDVNLGAVERITAALLADGPGGPVLRDGGALVCTSSIGGIAGNRGQTNYGAAKAGLIGLVRALAPASAGRGVRVNAVAPGFIETDMTARMPWTVREAGRRMNSLGQAGLPVDVAEAVRWLADPANAGVTGQVLRVCGQSLIGA, from the coding sequence ATGGCCGACGTTCTGCAGAGGTTCACCTCCAGCAGCCCCGGCCGGGCCCTGCTGCGACGCCTGGGCGTCCAAGGCCCGGTCGAACTGCCCCGCCACGAACCCGGCCGGCCGGAGATCGCCGGCCCGGTCCTGCTCGGCGGTACGGACGCCGGACGGCTCGGTCCGGCGCTGGCCGGCATCCTCCGGGGGGCGGGTGTCCCGGTGCTGCGCGGGGACGGTGCGGACGGCCCGGAGCACGTGCCCGCTCCGGCGGCCCTGGTCTTCGACGCCACCGGGCTCAGCGGGTCGGCCGCGCTGGCCGAACTGTACGAGTTCGGGCACCCGTTGGTCCGCGGGCTGCCGGTGGGCGGGCGGGTGGTGATCGCCGGCGACGTGCCGGAGGCGGCCGGCTCGGCGGGCGCGGCGACGGCGGCACAGGCACTGGAGGGGTTCACCCGCTCGCTCGGCAAGGAGCTGGGCCGGGGCGGCACCTGCCAGCTGCTCAGGGCCGATCCCGGCGCGGAGCAGGCGCTGGACTCCCCGCTGCGCTTCCTGCTCTCGCGCCGCTCGGCCTACGTCTCGGGGCAGGTCGTCCGGGTCGGCCCACCGGTGGGCGCCTTCCCGTCGGCGCGGGCGGGGGCGCCGCAGGCCGGGCGGACGGTCGCCGTCACCGGTGCGGCGCGCGGCATCGGCGCGGTGGTCGCCGAGCTGCTCGCCCGCGACGGTGCGCACCTGCTCTGCCTGGACCTGCCTGCCCGCCGCGAGGAGTTGGAGCGTACGGCGGCCCGGATCGGCGGTACCGCGCTGGCCGTCGACGTGACGGCCGCCGACGCTCCGGAGGTGATCGCGGCGCACCTGCGGGAGCGGCACGGCGGGGTGGACGTCTTCGTGCACAACGCCGGCGTCACCCGTGACCGGACGCTGGCCCGGATGACCCGCACGGAATGGGACACCGTCCTGGACGTCAACCTCGGCGCGGTCGAACGGATCACCGCCGCCCTCCTCGCCGACGGTCCGGGCGGCCCGGTGCTGCGCGACGGCGGGGCGCTGGTCTGCACGTCCTCGATCGGCGGCATCGCGGGCAACCGGGGCCAGACCAACTACGGTGCGGCCAAGGCCGGGTTGATCGGGCTGGTCCGCGCCCTGGCCCCGGCGTCGGCCGGGCGCGGCGTACGCGTGAACGCGGTCGCCCCCGGGTTCATCGAGACCGACATGACCGCCCGGATGCCGTGGACGGTCCGGGAGGCCGGCCGCCGGATGAACAGCCTCGGCCAGGCCGGCCTGCCGGTGGACGTCGCCGAGGCGGTCCGCTGGCTCGCCGACCCGGCCAACGCGGGGGTCACCGGCCAGGTGCTCCGGGTCTGCGGCCAGTCACTGATCGGCGCCTGA
- a CDS encoding penicillin acylase family protein: protein MHLRTPHLRTPRLSKHRPHAPHPDTPGRPLPRTATARTSTGTAARTAAGRPRQRHPRRRAAALLAVAATVLALAAPTPSVGAPAAATDLCGGRCLDILPPGENGNATLADILGNRAFGTRPAHTDDQLAPYAALAQAYPTLTAAQLGSFFNDASFGVPAGQVAGSISPRPDVTIVRDKATGVPHITGTTRYGTEYGAGYAAAQDRLWVMDLFRHVGRGQLSGFAGGAAANRQLEQSFWQAAPYTEAELQQQVDSAFGTGPRARQALADAQAYLDGINTYIDKVYRERTFPGEYDLTGHIDWFTNAGGIDHFQLTDLVALASVVGALFGSGGGGELASAQVKSAAGAKYGPAAGDALWTSLREADDPEAVRTLHDGQSFPYAQPPANPRGTALPDPGSVVPEQMVHDATGTGASAAPTAAAGVLPGNLLTAKHGMSNALVVSGKYTDDGHPVAVFGPQTGYFAPQLLMLEELQGPGISARGAAFAGLSFYVELGRGQDYAWSATSAGQDITDTYAVPLCTTDGTPVTLAANSYLWHGTCTPMERLERKNAWAPTTADGTAAGSYTLVMNRTAYGLVSARGTVGGRPVAFTSLRSTYRHEADSIVGFQMLNDPAAVHDPASFQLAAQNINYTFNWFYADSAHTAYYNSGSNPVRADGVDPGLPVLAQPAYEWQDFDPVANTARYTPADRHPQSVDQDYYISWNNKQADGVGPAGFGNGSVHRGDLLDDRVKALVTSGTKVGRTTLVQAMESAALTDLRAEDVLPDLLRVIRSAPVTDPAQAAAVQKLAAWQAAGGLRRETSAGSHGYADAEAIRILDAWWPLLAEAEFRPGMGDQLFGALAGAIQINESPSGGQSGPLGGGPVSANESVPHKGSAFQYGWWSYVDKDLRSVLGEPVAGPLARPFCGGGELSACRQALLDSLKQAAGRTAAQVYPGDADCAAGDQWCADTIVQRPLGGVTDAGSTWQNRPTYQQVVQFQSHR, encoded by the coding sequence GCCCCGACCCCCTCGGTCGGCGCCCCCGCCGCCGCGACCGACCTCTGTGGCGGCCGGTGCCTCGACATCCTGCCGCCCGGCGAGAACGGCAACGCGACCCTCGCGGACATCCTCGGCAACCGCGCCTTCGGCACCCGCCCGGCCCACACCGACGACCAGCTCGCCCCCTACGCGGCCCTCGCCCAGGCCTACCCCACCCTCACCGCCGCGCAGTTGGGCAGCTTCTTCAACGACGCCTCGTTCGGCGTGCCGGCCGGTCAGGTGGCAGGCAGCATCAGTCCCCGGCCGGACGTCACCATCGTCCGGGACAAGGCCACCGGCGTCCCGCACATCACCGGCACCACCCGCTACGGCACCGAGTACGGCGCCGGGTACGCGGCCGCCCAGGACCGCCTCTGGGTGATGGACCTGTTCCGCCACGTCGGCCGCGGCCAGCTCTCCGGCTTCGCCGGCGGAGCCGCCGCCAACCGGCAGCTGGAGCAGAGCTTCTGGCAGGCCGCGCCCTACACCGAGGCCGAACTCCAGCAGCAGGTGGACAGCGCCTTCGGCACCGGTCCGCGCGCCCGGCAGGCCCTCGCCGACGCCCAGGCCTACCTGGATGGCATCAACACCTACATCGACAAGGTCTACCGCGAGCGGACCTTCCCCGGCGAGTACGACCTGACCGGCCACATCGACTGGTTCACCAACGCCGGCGGGATCGACCACTTCCAGCTGACCGACCTGGTGGCCCTCGCCTCGGTGGTCGGCGCCCTGTTCGGCTCCGGCGGAGGCGGTGAACTCGCCTCCGCCCAGGTGAAGTCGGCCGCCGGAGCGAAGTACGGGCCGGCCGCCGGCGACGCCCTCTGGACCTCGCTGCGCGAGGCCGACGACCCGGAGGCGGTCCGGACCCTGCACGACGGGCAGAGCTTCCCGTACGCGCAGCCGCCCGCGAACCCGAGGGGCACCGCGCTGCCCGACCCCGGTTCGGTCGTCCCCGAGCAGATGGTCCACGACGCCACCGGCACCGGCGCCTCCGCCGCCCCGACCGCCGCCGCGGGCGTGCTGCCGGGCAACCTGCTGACCGCCAAGCACGGCATGTCCAACGCCCTGGTGGTGTCGGGGAAGTACACCGACGACGGCCACCCGGTCGCCGTGTTCGGCCCGCAGACCGGCTACTTCGCGCCGCAGCTCCTGATGCTGGAGGAACTCCAGGGCCCCGGCATCAGCGCCCGCGGCGCGGCCTTCGCCGGGCTGAGCTTCTACGTGGAGCTCGGCCGCGGCCAGGACTACGCCTGGAGCGCCACCTCGGCCGGCCAGGACATCACCGACACCTACGCCGTACCGCTCTGCACCACCGACGGCACGCCGGTGACCCTCGCCGCCAACTCCTACCTGTGGCACGGCACCTGCACGCCGATGGAGCGGCTGGAGCGGAAGAACGCCTGGGCGCCGACCACCGCCGACGGCACCGCGGCCGGCTCTTACACGCTGGTGATGAACCGGACCGCGTACGGGCTGGTCTCGGCCCGGGGGACGGTCGGCGGCCGGCCCGTCGCCTTCACCTCGCTGCGCTCCACCTACCGGCACGAGGCCGACTCGATCGTGGGCTTCCAGATGCTCAACGACCCGGCCGCGGTGCACGATCCGGCGAGCTTCCAGCTGGCCGCGCAGAACATCAACTACACCTTCAACTGGTTCTACGCGGACTCCGCGCACACCGCGTACTACAACTCCGGAAGCAATCCGGTGCGCGCCGACGGGGTCGACCCCGGCCTGCCGGTGCTCGCCCAACCCGCCTACGAGTGGCAGGACTTCGATCCGGTGGCGAACACCGCGCGGTACACCCCGGCCGACCGGCACCCGCAGTCCGTCGACCAGGACTACTACATCTCCTGGAACAACAAGCAGGCGGACGGTGTGGGCCCGGCCGGCTTCGGCAACGGCTCCGTGCACCGGGGGGACCTGCTGGACGACCGGGTGAAGGCCCTGGTCACGAGCGGGACGAAGGTCGGCCGGACCACGCTGGTCCAGGCGATGGAGAGCGCGGCGCTGACGGACCTGCGGGCCGAGGACGTGCTGCCCGACCTGCTGCGGGTGATCCGCAGCGCGCCGGTCACCGACCCGGCGCAGGCCGCCGCGGTGCAGAAGCTGGCGGCCTGGCAGGCCGCGGGCGGGCTGCGGCGGGAGACCTCGGCCGGCAGCCACGGCTACGCCGACGCCGAGGCGATCCGGATCCTGGACGCCTGGTGGCCGCTGCTGGCCGAGGCCGAGTTCCGTCCGGGCATGGGGGACCAGCTGTTCGGGGCACTGGCCGGCGCGATCCAGATCAACGAGTCGCCCTCCGGCGGCCAGAGCGGCCCGCTCGGCGGCGGCCCGGTCTCCGCCAACGAGTCGGTGCCGCACAAGGGCTCCGCCTTCCAGTACGGCTGGTGGAGCTATGTCGACAAGGACCTGAGGTCCGTCCTCGGCGAGCCGGTGGCGGGCCCGCTGGCCCGGCCGTTCTGCGGCGGCGGTGAACTGAGCGCCTGCCGGCAGGCCCTGCTGGACAGCCTCAAGCAGGCCGCCGGCCGGACCGCCGCGCAGGTCTACCCGGGGGACGCCGACTGCGCGGCCGGTGACCAGTGGTGCGCCGACACCATCGTCCAGCGTCCGCTGGGCGGCGTGACCGACGCCGGGAGCACCTGGCAGAACCGGCCCACGTACCAGCAGGTGGTGCAGTTCCAGAGCCACCGCTGA
- a CDS encoding MaoC family dehydratase codes for MLPGLSVDRRRLARYARVCGGVPGEFLPPAYPHLLAFPAALALMTAPGFPLPAPGLVHTANTLTRLRPIRADERLTVRVRTADLRPHARGTVFDVLAEVSSDTGGDLVWHSSSSYLRRHPTEPGRPGAGGPPPGPGAGAPPFAEAARWQLPAGAGRRYASVSGDRNPIHLHPWTARLFGFRRAVAHGMWTKARVLEALGPELPAAVRVEVAFRAPVPLPSEVRLGVGRAPDGRSIGFALAGVADGRTHLRGRAEAL; via the coding sequence GTGCTGCCGGGACTTTCCGTCGACCGGCGCCGGCTGGCCCGCTACGCCCGGGTCTGCGGGGGCGTCCCGGGGGAGTTCCTGCCGCCGGCCTACCCCCATCTGCTGGCCTTCCCGGCCGCGTTGGCGCTGATGACCGCGCCGGGCTTCCCGCTGCCGGCGCCGGGCCTGGTGCACACCGCCAACACTCTCACCCGGCTCCGGCCGATCCGGGCGGACGAGCGCCTCACCGTCCGGGTGCGGACGGCCGACCTGCGCCCGCACGCGCGCGGGACGGTGTTCGACGTGCTCGCCGAGGTGTCCAGCGACACCGGCGGCGACCTGGTCTGGCACTCCTCCAGCAGCTACCTGCGACGGCACCCGACCGAACCGGGTCGTCCAGGGGCCGGCGGCCCGCCGCCCGGACCGGGGGCCGGCGCCCCGCCGTTCGCCGAGGCGGCCCGGTGGCAGCTGCCGGCCGGGGCCGGCCGGCGCTACGCGTCGGTCAGCGGTGACCGCAACCCGATCCACCTGCACCCGTGGACGGCACGGCTGTTCGGCTTCCGCCGGGCTGTGGCGCACGGGATGTGGACCAAGGCCCGGGTGCTCGAAGCGCTGGGTCCGGAGCTGCCGGCGGCGGTGCGGGTCGAGGTGGCGTTCCGGGCGCCGGTGCCGCTGCCCTCGGAGGTCCGGCTGGGCGTGGGCCGGGCGCCGGACGGCCGGAGCATCGGCTTCGCGCTGGCCGGGGTGGCGGACGGCCGGACGCACCTGCGGGGCCGGGCCGAGGCGCTCTGA
- a CDS encoding AMP-dependent synthetase/ligase, translating to MGIPLTRASRTDRLRAAAVVEVTREGPVVVEAHRPHLVPASSRGSLADLPFRNAAEAPDAVVLSRRTAAGTWTDVTAAAFAAEVSAAAKGLVAAGIAPGDRIALMARTCYEWTLLDFAAWACGAAVVPVYPSAAAEQAEWILRDSGAVAVVAGDAACALVLGETLAAMRATGTAQPVLWRLDQGAVAELAARGATVPDGELVHRRALQTPATEATVIYTSGTTGRPKGCPLTHGNFLDEAANCHALLHPVFEAVSDEPAATLLFLPLAHVLGRMIQVACVHARIRIGHSPSLKPAELRPDLAGFGATFLVGVPYLFEKIHQLGRVEAERRGAGRVYDNAVRAAVRYGRAELAALAGEGPRPPLRERAAHRLYDLLVYRKVRAALGGRVRYAISGGSSLAPELLLFFAGAGVLVYEGYGLTETTGPSTVNPPLGPRPGTVGQPVPGSAVRIAPDGEVLLSGGQVFTGYRGPGGRAALTDGWFATGDLGRLDEDGYLTVTGRKKEILVTSGGKNVSPAPMEDRLRAHPLIGQCLVVGDGRAYVGALVTLDTEAVEQHLAHLPADARRAAPVTTSDGRPNGQLSSAVPLHPTVLAAVERAVLAVNTSVSRAESIRRVRIVAGDFTEERGLLTPSLKVKRQAVLAAYREDVARLYG from the coding sequence ATGGGAATCCCCCTCACCCGGGCCAGTCGCACCGACCGCCTGCGAGCGGCCGCGGTCGTGGAGGTCACCCGCGAAGGCCCGGTGGTGGTCGAGGCCCACCGCCCGCACCTAGTCCCCGCGAGCAGTCGCGGCAGCCTGGCCGACCTGCCCTTCCGCAACGCCGCCGAGGCGCCGGACGCGGTGGTCCTCTCCCGCCGGACCGCCGCCGGCACGTGGACGGACGTCACCGCCGCCGCCTTCGCCGCGGAGGTGAGCGCCGCCGCCAAGGGCCTGGTCGCCGCCGGCATCGCACCGGGCGACCGGATCGCCCTGATGGCCCGTACCTGCTACGAGTGGACTCTGCTGGACTTCGCCGCCTGGGCCTGCGGCGCGGCGGTGGTGCCGGTCTACCCGTCGGCCGCCGCCGAGCAGGCCGAGTGGATCCTGCGCGACTCCGGCGCGGTCGCGGTGGTCGCCGGGGACGCGGCCTGCGCCCTCGTCCTGGGCGAGACGCTGGCGGCGATGCGGGCGACCGGGACGGCCCAACCGGTGCTGTGGCGGCTGGACCAGGGCGCGGTGGCGGAGCTGGCCGCCCGGGGAGCGACCGTCCCGGACGGAGAACTGGTGCACCGCCGGGCGCTGCAGACCCCGGCCACCGAGGCCACCGTGATCTACACCTCCGGGACCACCGGCCGGCCCAAGGGCTGCCCACTCACCCACGGCAACTTCCTGGACGAGGCGGCGAACTGCCACGCACTGCTGCACCCGGTCTTCGAGGCGGTCTCCGACGAGCCTGCCGCCACCCTGCTCTTCCTGCCGCTGGCCCATGTGCTGGGACGGATGATCCAGGTCGCCTGCGTGCACGCCCGGATCCGGATCGGCCACAGCCCCTCGCTGAAGCCGGCCGAACTGCGGCCCGACCTGGCCGGGTTCGGCGCGACCTTCCTGGTCGGGGTGCCGTACCTGTTCGAGAAGATCCACCAGCTGGGGCGGGTCGAGGCCGAACGGCGGGGCGCGGGCCGGGTGTACGACAACGCCGTCCGGGCCGCCGTCCGGTACGGCCGGGCGGAGCTGGCGGCACTGGCCGGCGAGGGCCCGCGCCCGCCGCTGCGCGAGCGCGCAGCGCACCGGCTGTACGACCTGCTGGTCTACCGCAAGGTGCGGGCCGCGCTGGGCGGCCGGGTCCGCTACGCGATCAGCGGCGGCTCCTCGCTGGCCCCGGAGCTGCTGCTGTTCTTCGCCGGTGCGGGCGTGCTGGTCTACGAGGGCTACGGCCTCACCGAGACCACCGGCCCCTCCACGGTCAACCCGCCGCTGGGGCCCCGGCCCGGCACGGTCGGGCAGCCGGTGCCCGGCTCCGCCGTGCGGATCGCGCCGGACGGCGAGGTCCTGCTCAGCGGCGGCCAGGTGTTCACCGGCTACCGGGGCCCGGGCGGGCGTGCCGCCCTGACGGACGGCTGGTTCGCGACCGGCGACCTGGGGCGGCTGGACGAGGACGGCTACCTGACCGTCACCGGCCGCAAGAAGGAGATCCTGGTGACCAGCGGCGGCAAGAACGTCAGCCCGGCCCCGATGGAGGACCGGCTGCGCGCCCACCCCCTGATCGGCCAGTGCCTGGTGGTCGGCGACGGCCGCGCCTACGTCGGCGCCCTGGTCACCCTGGACACCGAGGCGGTCGAGCAGCACCTCGCGCACCTCCCCGCCGACGCCCGCCGCGCGGCGCCGGTCACCACCTCGGACGGGCGGCCGAACGGGCAGTTGAGCAGCGCCGTCCCGCTCCACCCGACCGTGCTGGCGGCGGTCGAACGCGCGGTGCTGGCGGTCAACACCTCGGTCTCCCGGGCCGAGTCCATCCGCCGGGTTCGGATCGTGGCGGGCGACTTCACCGAGGAGCGCGGCCTGCTCACCCCCTCGCTGAAGGTCAAGCGCCAGGCGGTGCTGGCGGCGTACCGGGAGGACGTCGCCCGGCTCTACGGCTGA
- a CDS encoding acyl-CoA dehydrogenase family protein yields the protein MSFNLDLTDDQTELRDWVHGFAADVVRPAAAEWDEREETPWPVIREAARIGLYGFESLAEMWADPTGLSLVLANEELFWGDAGIGMSVFGTTLAVAGIFAGGTPDQAIEWIPQCFGDEADPKVAAFCVSEPEAGSDVASMRTRARYDEAAGEWVITGQKAWITNGGIAGVHVVVASVDPSLGARGQAAFIVPPGTRGLAAGPKIKKLGLRASHTADVFLDEVRVPVHCVLGGKEKLDERLARVREGGAGGGQAAMATFELSRPTVGAQALGIARAAYEYALEYAGQRVQFGRPVLQNQAVAFALADLRTDLDCARLLIWRAAWMGRAGRAFTAGEGSMSKLKAGEVAVAATEKAVQILGGAGYSRAHPVERWYRDSKIYTIFEGTSEIQRLVISRAISGLPIR from the coding sequence ATGAGCTTCAACCTCGACCTGACCGACGACCAGACCGAACTGCGCGACTGGGTGCACGGCTTCGCCGCCGACGTGGTCCGCCCCGCCGCCGCCGAGTGGGACGAGCGCGAGGAGACCCCCTGGCCGGTCATCCGGGAGGCCGCCAGGATCGGCCTGTACGGCTTCGAGTCGCTGGCCGAGATGTGGGCCGACCCGACCGGCCTCTCGCTGGTCCTCGCCAACGAGGAACTGTTCTGGGGCGACGCGGGCATCGGGATGTCCGTCTTCGGCACCACCCTCGCGGTGGCCGGGATCTTCGCCGGCGGCACCCCGGACCAGGCCATCGAATGGATCCCGCAGTGCTTCGGCGACGAGGCCGACCCCAAGGTCGCGGCCTTCTGCGTCTCCGAGCCCGAGGCCGGCTCCGACGTCGCCTCGATGCGGACCAGGGCCCGCTACGACGAGGCGGCCGGCGAGTGGGTGATCACCGGCCAGAAGGCCTGGATCACCAACGGCGGGATCGCCGGGGTGCACGTGGTGGTGGCCTCGGTGGACCCGTCGCTCGGAGCCCGCGGCCAGGCGGCGTTCATCGTCCCGCCGGGTACCCGCGGCCTGGCCGCCGGCCCCAAGATCAAGAAGCTGGGCCTGCGAGCCTCGCACACCGCCGACGTCTTCCTGGACGAGGTGCGGGTCCCCGTCCACTGCGTCCTCGGCGGGAAGGAGAAGCTCGACGAGCGCCTCGCCCGGGTCCGCGAGGGCGGGGCCGGCGGCGGGCAGGCGGCGATGGCCACCTTCGAGCTGAGCCGGCCGACGGTGGGCGCGCAGGCGCTCGGGATCGCCCGGGCCGCGTACGAGTACGCACTCGAATACGCCGGGCAGCGCGTGCAGTTCGGCCGCCCGGTGCTGCAGAACCAGGCCGTCGCCTTCGCCCTCGCGGACCTGCGGACCGACCTGGACTGCGCGCGGCTGCTGATCTGGCGGGCCGCGTGGATGGGCCGGGCCGGCCGCGCCTTCACGGCCGGCGAGGGCTCCATGTCCAAGCTGAAGGCCGGTGAGGTGGCGGTGGCGGCCACCGAGAAGGCCGTCCAGATCCTCGGCGGCGCGGGCTACAGCCGTGCCCACCCGGTGGAGCGCTGGTACCGCGACAGCAAGATCTACACCATCTTCGAGGGCACCAGCGAGATCCAGCGGCTGGTGATCTCCCGCGCCATCTCGGGCCTGCCGATCCGTTAG
- a CDS encoding TetR/AcrR family transcriptional regulator — MDPQPGRKRLPRKVREQQMLDAAVQVFSRLGFHAASMDEVAERAQVSKPLLYLYLGSKEEIFSACIAREADRLVNAIGSAALNRGDDPADRLWHGLTAFFSYVAEHRASWVVLYQQARSQSDSLAAQVARSRSEIIDTVTELVRQSMESPARGGDGSDYAALRRESAAVAHALVGAADALAEWALAVPGEQPEATARRLMNMMWIGLERRAKGEGYHAPEGAAGADGPGARRP; from the coding sequence ATGGATCCCCAACCCGGCCGCAAGCGGCTGCCCCGCAAGGTGCGCGAACAGCAGATGCTCGACGCCGCCGTGCAGGTCTTCTCCCGGCTCGGCTTCCACGCCGCCTCGATGGACGAGGTGGCCGAACGCGCCCAGGTCTCCAAGCCGCTGCTGTACCTGTACCTGGGATCCAAGGAGGAGATCTTCAGCGCGTGCATCGCGCGGGAGGCCGACCGCCTGGTCAACGCCATCGGCTCGGCGGCGCTGAACCGCGGCGACGACCCGGCCGACCGGCTCTGGCACGGGCTGACCGCCTTCTTCTCCTACGTGGCCGAGCACCGGGCCAGCTGGGTGGTGCTCTACCAGCAGGCCCGCAGCCAGAGCGATTCGCTGGCGGCCCAGGTCGCCCGGTCCCGCTCGGAGATCATCGACACCGTCACCGAACTGGTCCGCCAGTCGATGGAGTCCCCCGCCCGCGGCGGCGACGGGAGCGACTACGCCGCGCTCCGCCGGGAGTCCGCCGCCGTAGCGCACGCCCTGGTCGGCGCCGCGGACGCGCTGGCGGAGTGGGCGCTGGCCGTCCCCGGCGAGCAACCGGAGGCCACCGCACGCCGGTTGATGAACATGATGTGGATCGGCCTGGAGCGGCGGGCCAAGGGCGAGGGCTACCACGCCCCCGAGGGGGCGGCCGGGGCGGACGGCCCCGGCGCTCGCCGCCCGTAG
- a CDS encoding acetyl-CoA C-acetyltransferase, with the protein MTRTVRRVAIIGGNRIPFARAAGPYAQASNQEMLGAALDGLVERYGLAGVRLGEFAAGAVLKHARDFNLAREVVLGSRLDPRTPAYDLQQACGTGLETVALTAAKIALGQSECAVAGGVDTVSDAPIGLNDDLRRLLLKVRHAPSAARRVGGLLAGLRPGQLRPDAPANSEPRTGLSMGEHAAVTALEWGIGRTEQDELAAASHRRLHAAYERGFFDDLVTPYRGLTRDQNLRPDSTVERLARLKPVFGEGLRDPFGTRPGAPAGATMTAGNSTPLSDGASVVLLASEDWAAARGLTPLAYLVDTEVAAVDFVTGRDGLLTAPVFAVPRLLARNGLTFADLDRYEIHEAFASQVLATLKAWEDEAFCVDRLGLPDALGPLDRARLNVTGSSLAAGHPFAATGGRITATLAKLLHELRADAAAPGRPVRGLISVCAAGGQGIAALLEA; encoded by the coding sequence ATGACCCGGACCGTACGCCGCGTTGCGATCATCGGGGGCAACCGCATCCCCTTCGCCCGGGCCGCCGGGCCCTACGCCCAGGCCTCCAACCAGGAGATGCTCGGCGCCGCCCTGGACGGCCTGGTCGAACGGTACGGCCTGGCCGGCGTCCGGCTCGGGGAGTTCGCGGCCGGCGCGGTGCTCAAGCACGCCCGGGACTTCAACCTCGCCCGCGAGGTCGTCCTCGGCAGCCGGCTCGACCCCCGGACACCCGCCTACGATCTCCAACAGGCCTGCGGCACCGGCCTGGAGACGGTGGCGCTGACCGCCGCCAAGATCGCCCTCGGGCAGAGCGAGTGCGCCGTGGCCGGGGGTGTGGACACCGTCAGCGACGCCCCGATCGGCCTCAACGACGACCTGCGCCGGCTGCTGCTCAAGGTACGGCACGCGCCCTCGGCCGCCCGGCGGGTCGGCGGCCTGCTCGCCGGGTTGCGCCCCGGCCAGCTGCGCCCGGACGCCCCCGCCAACTCCGAACCGCGCACCGGGCTCTCCATGGGCGAGCACGCGGCGGTGACGGCACTGGAGTGGGGCATCGGCCGCACCGAACAGGACGAACTCGCGGCCGCCAGCCACCGGCGGCTGCACGCCGCGTACGAGCGGGGGTTCTTCGACGACCTGGTCACGCCCTACCGGGGGCTCACCCGCGACCAGAACCTGCGGCCCGACTCGACGGTCGAGCGGCTCGCCCGGCTGAAGCCGGTGTTCGGCGAGGGCCTTCGGGACCCCTTCGGGACCCGCCCGGGCGCGCCCGCCGGGGCCACCATGACGGCGGGCAACTCCACCCCGCTCAGCGACGGCGCCTCGGTCGTCCTGCTCGCTTCCGAGGACTGGGCCGCCGCCCGCGGCCTCACCCCGCTGGCCTACCTGGTGGACACCGAAGTGGCCGCCGTCGACTTCGTCACCGGCCGGGACGGACTGCTGACCGCCCCGGTCTTCGCGGTACCCCGGCTGCTGGCCCGCAACGGGCTCACCTTCGCCGACCTCGACCGCTACGAGATCCACGAGGCGTTCGCCTCGCAGGTGCTGGCCACCCTGAAGGCCTGGGAGGACGAGGCCTTCTGCGTGGATCGGCTCGGCCTGCCGGACGCGCTCGGGCCGCTGGACCGGGCGCGCCTCAACGTCACCGGGTCCTCGCTGGCCGCCGGACACCCGTTCGCGGCCACCGGCGGGCGGATCACCGCGACCCTGGCCAAGCTGCTGCACGAACTGCGGGCGGACGCCGCGGCCCCCGGCCGGCCGGTGCGCGGCCTGATCTCCGTCTGCGCCGCCGGCGGCCAGGGCATCGCGGCCCTGCTGGAGGCCTGA
- a CDS encoding SCP2 sterol-binding domain-containing protein, protein MTSLDDVDVDALDFGGISPQEFARLVKDTPRAALAAVVAGPARERILDEVFGRMETRFKPESAARLRALVRWHVVDAGHPDATYETEIADGRCTLTRGDSGRDPRLVLTLTAAEFLRLVSGNASGVTLFMTRKLKVTGDLGLASGLTRYFDIPKA, encoded by the coding sequence ATGACCTCCCTGGACGACGTGGACGTGGACGCCCTCGACTTCGGCGGCATCTCGCCGCAGGAGTTCGCCCGCCTGGTGAAGGACACCCCCCGCGCCGCGCTGGCCGCAGTGGTGGCCGGACCGGCCCGGGAGCGGATCCTGGACGAGGTCTTCGGCCGGATGGAGACCCGCTTCAAGCCCGAGAGCGCGGCCCGCCTGCGGGCCCTGGTCCGCTGGCACGTCGTGGACGCCGGGCACCCGGACGCGACGTACGAGACCGAGATCGCCGACGGCCGCTGCACGCTCACCCGGGGCGACAGCGGCCGGGACCCGAGGCTCGTCCTCACCCTGACCGCCGCCGAGTTCCTGCGGCTGGTCTCGGGCAACGCCTCCGGCGTCACGCTGTTCATGACCCGCAAGCTCAAGGTGACCGGCGACCTGGGCCTGGCCTCCGGCCTCACCCGGTACTTCGACATCCCCAAGGCCTGA